A portion of the Sandaracinobacteroides saxicola genome contains these proteins:
- the prsR gene encoding PEP-CTERM-box response regulator transcription factor, with protein sequence MSESKPILLVVEDDPGLQRQLRWAYEAYEVVVAGDRESALAAMATHTPAVVTLDLGLPPDPDGTSEGFATLEAILSGYPDTRVIVASGHGARESARRAIGMGAYDFYQKPVDIDDLGFIVGRAFHVAEIEAENRRLLQSATATPFARLITGSPEMLKVATMVERVASTDVSVLLLGASGTGKEVLAQGLHATSRRAKAPFVAINCAAIPENLLEAELFGYEKGAFTGAIKTTPGKIELAEGGTLFLDEVGDIPLPLQVKLLRFIQERVVERIGGRKPIEVDVRIVCATHQNLKKMIADGRFRDDLFYRIAEISINIPSLKEREGDALLLAHHFLQRFRADRPSAPFRFSPQAAAAISTHSWPGNVRELENRVKRAIIMADGAAITPADLDLADGVENSLMTLRQSRTLSDRRTVTAALMASDNSISGAAKILGISRPTLYDLIRDLGIEVQH encoded by the coding sequence TTGAGTGAGAGCAAGCCCATATTGCTGGTGGTCGAGGACGACCCCGGACTGCAGCGCCAGCTGCGCTGGGCCTATGAGGCCTATGAGGTGGTGGTCGCCGGCGACCGGGAAAGCGCGCTGGCCGCCATGGCCACCCACACCCCCGCCGTGGTCACTCTCGACCTGGGCCTGCCGCCGGACCCCGATGGCACCAGCGAGGGGTTCGCCACGCTCGAAGCCATCCTGTCGGGCTATCCCGATACCCGGGTGATCGTCGCGTCCGGCCACGGCGCCCGCGAAAGCGCGCGCCGCGCCATCGGCATGGGCGCCTACGACTTCTACCAGAAGCCGGTCGACATCGACGACCTGGGCTTCATCGTCGGCCGCGCCTTCCATGTCGCCGAGATCGAGGCGGAGAACCGCCGCCTGCTGCAAAGCGCCACCGCCACGCCCTTCGCCCGGCTGATCACCGGCTCGCCGGAGATGCTGAAGGTCGCCACCATGGTGGAACGGGTGGCGTCCACTGATGTCTCGGTGCTGCTGCTCGGCGCCTCGGGCACCGGCAAGGAAGTGCTGGCGCAGGGCCTGCATGCCACGTCGCGCCGGGCCAAGGCGCCGTTCGTCGCCATCAACTGCGCCGCCATCCCTGAAAACCTGCTCGAAGCCGAACTGTTCGGCTATGAAAAGGGGGCCTTCACCGGCGCCATCAAGACCACGCCGGGCAAGATCGAGCTGGCCGAGGGCGGCACGCTGTTCCTGGACGAGGTCGGCGACATTCCGCTGCCGCTTCAGGTCAAGCTGCTGCGCTTCATCCAGGAACGGGTGGTCGAACGCATCGGCGGCCGAAAGCCGATCGAGGTCGACGTGCGCATCGTCTGCGCCACCCACCAGAATTTGAAGAAGATGATCGCCGACGGCCGTTTCCGCGACGATCTCTTCTATCGCATCGCCGAAATCAGCATCAACATCCCGTCGCTGAAGGAACGGGAGGGCGATGCCCTGCTGCTCGCCCACCATTTCCTGCAACGCTTCCGCGCCGACCGTCCCAGCGCCCCCTTCCGCTTCAGCCCGCAGGCCGCCGCCGCGATTTCCACCCACAGCTGGCCGGGCAATGTCCGCGAACTGGAAAACCGGGTGAAGCGCGCCATCATCATGGCCGACGGCGCCGCCATCACGCCCGCCGACCTCGACCTTGCCGACGGTGTCGAAAACAGCCTGATGACGCTCCGCCAGTCCCGCACCCTGTCCGATCGCCGCACCGTCACCGCCGCGCTGATGGCCAGCGACAACAGCATCAGCGGCGCCGCCAAGATCCTCGGCATCAGCCGTCCCACCCTCTATGACCTGATCCGCGACCTGGGGATCGAGGTGCAACACTGA
- the metK gene encoding methionine adenosyltransferase has protein sequence MPRRNFIFTSESVSEGHPDKVADQISDAVVDYFLGKDPQSRVACETMVTTQRILLAGEIRCAPCFDEQKYPDTAGWAPGVRDEIEAAVRKVVRDIGYEQTGFHWNSAHYENHLHGQSAHIAQGVDESGNKDEGAGDQGIMFGYATDETPDLMPATLDYSHKILQRLAELRHSGVAPFLEPDAKSQVTLAYENEVPVRAVKLVVSTQHAAGYDQAKLRDYVKGVMADVLPDGWMPADDADIYVNPTGLFEIGGPDGDAGLTGRKIIVDTYGGAAPHGGGAFSGKDPTKVDRSAAYMCRYLAKNIVAAGLAKRCTIQISYAIGVAEPLSLHVDLHGTGTVGEDRLEAVLPALVRLTPKGIRTHLQLNRPIYRRSAAYGHFGRTPDADGGFSWEKTDLVEALRAAV, from the coding sequence ATGCCCCGCCGGAATTTCATCTTCACCAGCGAATCAGTGAGCGAAGGCCATCCCGACAAGGTCGCCGACCAGATCAGCGACGCAGTCGTCGATTATTTCCTGGGGAAGGATCCGCAGTCCCGCGTCGCCTGCGAAACCATGGTCACCACGCAGCGCATCCTGCTGGCCGGCGAAATCCGCTGCGCCCCCTGCTTCGACGAGCAGAAATATCCCGACACCGCCGGCTGGGCCCCCGGCGTGCGCGACGAGATCGAGGCCGCCGTCCGCAAGGTGGTGCGCGACATCGGCTATGAACAGACCGGCTTCCACTGGAACAGTGCCCATTATGAAAACCACCTGCACGGTCAGTCCGCGCACATCGCGCAGGGCGTGGACGAGAGCGGCAACAAGGATGAGGGCGCCGGCGACCAGGGCATCATGTTCGGCTATGCCACCGACGAGACGCCCGACCTGATGCCGGCGACGCTGGATTACAGCCACAAGATCCTGCAACGCCTCGCCGAACTGCGCCACAGCGGCGTCGCGCCCTTCCTGGAGCCCGACGCCAAGAGCCAGGTGACGCTCGCCTATGAAAACGAAGTGCCGGTGCGCGCCGTCAAGCTGGTGGTCAGCACGCAGCACGCCGCGGGTTACGACCAGGCGAAACTGCGCGACTATGTGAAGGGGGTGATGGCGGACGTGCTGCCCGACGGCTGGATGCCGGCCGACGACGCCGACATCTATGTCAACCCCACCGGCCTGTTCGAGATCGGCGGCCCCGATGGCGACGCCGGCCTCACTGGCCGCAAGATCATCGTCGACACCTATGGTGGCGCCGCGCCGCACGGCGGCGGTGCCTTCAGCGGCAAGGACCCCACCAAGGTCGACCGCTCCGCCGCCTACATGTGCCGCTACCTTGCCAAGAACATCGTCGCCGCCGGCCTCGCCAAGCGCTGCACCATCCAGATCAGCTACGCCATCGGCGTCGCCGAACCGCTGAGCCTGCACGTCGACCTGCACGGCACCGGCACCGTTGGGGAGGACCGGCTGGAAGCCGTGCTGCCGGCGCTCGTCCGGCTGACGCCCAAGGGCATCCGCACCCACCTCCAGCTCAACCGGCCGATCTATCGCCGCAGCGCCGCCTATGGGCATTTCGGCCGCACGCCCGACGCCGACGGCGGCTTCAGCTGGGAAAAGACCGACCTGGTGGAGGCCCTGCGCGCGGCGGTGTAA
- a CDS encoding TetR/AcrR family transcriptional regulator: protein MATLAAHGVATTLRTPTPAPKVDGRRERSAESRRRILAAMIALIDRGQVSPTAEQIAAHAEVSLRSVFRHFDDMGSLQLEIANEINKRVAPAIAAPFATLDWPGVLDAVIERRSALFEQVMPYKASMDIYRHRSHAVAAESRRLTAIQRDLLTRVFPAWVSADFDLFEALNALLSIETWQRLREQQNLSVPEAVRILRKMVFALVKGADPAP, encoded by the coding sequence ATGGCGACCCTGGCAGCACATGGCGTGGCGACGACGCTGCGCACCCCCACCCCCGCACCGAAGGTCGATGGCCGGCGGGAACGCAGCGCGGAATCGCGCCGCCGCATCCTTGCCGCGATGATCGCGCTGATCGACCGCGGCCAGGTCTCCCCCACCGCGGAACAGATCGCCGCCCATGCCGAGGTCTCGCTGCGGTCGGTGTTCCGCCACTTCGACGACATGGGGTCGTTGCAGCTGGAGATCGCCAACGAGATCAACAAGCGCGTCGCGCCCGCCATAGCGGCCCCCTTTGCCACCCTGGACTGGCCCGGCGTGCTCGACGCGGTGATCGAACGCCGCAGCGCGCTGTTCGAGCAGGTCATGCCCTACAAGGCGTCGATGGACATCTACCGACACCGCAGCCACGCTGTCGCCGCCGAATCGCGCCGCCTCACCGCCATCCAGCGGGATTTACTGACGCGCGTGTTCCCGGCCTGGGTCAGCGCCGACTTCGACCTGTTCGAGGCACTCAACGCCCTGCTCTCCATCGAAACCTGGCAGCGCCTGCGCGAACAGCAGAACCTGTCGGTCCCGGAAGCTGTCCGCATCCTGAGGAAAATGGTGTTCGCGCTGGTGAAGGGCGCCGATCCCGCCCCATAA
- a CDS encoding YggS family pyridoxal phosphate-dependent enzyme — MRKASLPDYAAVEGDAAARLATVRARLADAAALGGHAPPALIAISKTFGAEAIRPLLEAGQRRFGENRVQEAAAKWPALKAAFPDVELHLVGQLQSNKAADAVALFDAIHSVDRPSLVAALARVRREPMPTLFVQVNIGDEPQKGGCAIADLPALLAQAAQAGLAVTGLMAVPPAGLDPAPFFALLAKLARRHGLPGLSMGMSADFDTAAMLGATHVRVGSALFGER, encoded by the coding sequence ATGCGCAAGGCGAGTTTACCCGATTATGCCGCCGTGGAGGGCGATGCGGCGGCGCGGCTGGCAACCGTGCGGGCGCGGCTGGCCGATGCGGCGGCGTTGGGCGGCCATGCGCCCCCGGCGCTGATCGCCATCAGCAAGACGTTCGGGGCGGAGGCGATCCGGCCGCTGCTGGAGGCCGGGCAGCGGCGCTTCGGCGAGAATCGCGTGCAGGAGGCGGCGGCGAAATGGCCGGCGCTGAAGGCGGCGTTTCCCGATGTGGAGCTGCATCTGGTGGGTCAGCTGCAATCCAACAAGGCGGCCGACGCGGTGGCGCTGTTCGATGCGATCCACAGCGTCGACCGGCCCAGCTTGGTGGCGGCGCTGGCGCGGGTGCGGCGGGAGCCGATGCCGACGCTGTTCGTGCAGGTGAACATCGGCGACGAGCCGCAGAAAGGCGGCTGCGCGATCGCCGACCTGCCGGCGCTGCTGGCGCAGGCAGCCCAGGCGGGGCTGGCGGTCACCGGCCTGATGGCGGTGCCGCCGGCCGGGCTGGACCCGGCGCCTTTCTTCGCGCTGCTGGCAAAGCTGGCGCGCAGGCATGGGCTGCCCGGCCTGAGCATGGGCATGAGCGCGGATTTCGACACCGCGGCGATGCTGGGCGCCACCCATGTGCGGGTCGGAAGCGCGCTGTTCGGGGAGCGGTAG
- the mgtE gene encoding magnesium transporter — translation MMSDAATTPAVEDNRLRGDFLRAVEAALEADDAARVRELATPLHPADLADLFEQLATDWREPLAAALGDMLDADTLSEMNEWVRDEVIATLEPAQVAEAVSEMDTDDAVALIEEMEPEDAQAVLDEMAPDDRVAIETALSYPEESAGRLMQRELIAVPEHLGIGQVIDWLRDHPETGMDFWEIFVVDPAHKPVGTMRLSWVLTTPRDIPVADVMQREQTLIPVTMDQEEVALRFQKYALISAAVVDEDGRLVGVITVDDIVHIISQEAGEDILKMTGAGDGDINEPVLDSYKARVKWLIANLGTALISSTVIAQFEGTIEKMVILAALTPIVASIGGNAGTQTMAVAVRALATDQLTEANTWRTIRREIRVALLNGLTIAALLGLGVAVLLGNMQLGAVIAAAALFNIMVAGLAGVLVPVTLNHFRADPAVASSVFVTMTTDTMGFLAFLTLASLAGLTG, via the coding sequence ATGATGAGCGACGCCGCCACCACGCCCGCCGTCGAGGACAACCGCCTCCGTGGCGACTTCCTGCGCGCGGTGGAGGCGGCGCTGGAGGCCGACGATGCCGCCCGGGTGCGCGAACTGGCCACGCCGCTGCACCCCGCCGACCTGGCCGACCTGTTCGAACAGCTGGCGACCGACTGGCGGGAACCGCTGGCCGCCGCACTGGGCGACATGCTCGACGCCGACACCCTCTCTGAGATGAACGAGTGGGTGCGGGACGAGGTGATCGCCACGCTGGAACCCGCGCAGGTGGCCGAGGCGGTGTCGGAGATGGACACCGACGACGCCGTCGCCCTGATCGAGGAGATGGAGCCGGAGGACGCGCAGGCGGTCCTCGACGAGATGGCGCCCGACGACCGCGTCGCCATCGAGACCGCGCTGTCCTACCCCGAGGAATCCGCCGGCCGGCTGATGCAGCGCGAGCTGATTGCCGTGCCCGAACATCTGGGCATCGGCCAGGTGATCGACTGGTTGCGCGACCATCCCGAAACCGGCATGGATTTCTGGGAAATCTTCGTCGTCGATCCGGCGCACAAGCCGGTCGGCACCATGCGCCTGTCCTGGGTGCTCACCACCCCGCGCGACATTCCCGTGGCCGACGTCATGCAGCGCGAACAGACGCTGATCCCGGTCACCATGGACCAGGAGGAAGTGGCACTGCGCTTCCAGAAATATGCGCTGATCTCGGCCGCGGTGGTGGATGAAGACGGCCGGCTGGTGGGGGTGATCACCGTCGATGACATCGTCCACATCATCAGCCAGGAGGCCGGCGAGGACATTTTGAAGATGACCGGCGCCGGCGACGGCGACATCAACGAGCCGGTGCTGGACAGCTACAAGGCCCGGGTGAAATGGCTGATCGCCAACCTCGGCACGGCGCTCATCAGCAGCACGGTGATCGCGCAGTTCGAAGGCACGATCGAGAAGATGGTCATCCTCGCCGCGCTCACCCCCATCGTCGCCTCGATCGGGGGCAACGCCGGCACGCAGACGATGGCGGTCGCCGTGCGCGCGCTCGCCACCGACCAGCTGACCGAGGCGAACACCTGGCGCACGATCCGCCGGGAAATCCGCGTCGCGCTGCTGAACGGCCTGACCATCGCGGCGCTGCTCGGGCTGGGCGTGGCGGTGCTGCTCGGCAACATGCAGCTGGGCGCGGTGATCGCGGCTGCCGCGCTGTTCAACATCATGGTGGCGGGGCTGGCGGGCGTGCTGGTGCCGGTCACGCTCAACCATTTCCGCGCCGACCCGGCGGTCGCCAGCAGCGTCTTCGTCACCATGACCACCGACACCATGGGCTTTTTGGCCTTCCTCACGCTCGCTTCCCTCGCCGGGCTGACCGGCTGA
- a CDS encoding DUF1489 family protein, translated as MLHMSRVAFGCTEWTEIAERQAQFAGRGPDGAVILTTRNGPTRAAEMAGGSLFWIIKHRIVARQALVGFRPLDGATAILLHPPVIPTLASARRSHQGWRYLTPEDAPPDLADAGDAAALPPELAAKLGALDLI; from the coding sequence ATGCTGCACATGAGCAGGGTGGCGTTCGGCTGCACCGAGTGGACCGAGATCGCCGAACGCCAGGCGCAGTTCGCCGGGCGCGGACCGGACGGCGCCGTCATCCTCACCACCCGCAACGGCCCCACCCGCGCCGCGGAAATGGCCGGCGGCTCGCTGTTCTGGATCATCAAGCACCGCATCGTCGCGCGCCAGGCGTTGGTCGGCTTCCGCCCGCTCGACGGCGCCACCGCGATCCTGCTGCACCCGCCTGTCATCCCGACGCTGGCCAGCGCCCGCCGCTCGCACCAGGGCTGGCGCTATCTGACGCCCGAGGACGCGCCGCCCGATCTCGCCGACGCCGGCGACGCGGCGGCGTTGCCCCCCGAGCTCGCGGCGAAACTGGGCGCGCTGGACCTGATATGA
- the lnt gene encoding apolipoprotein N-acyltransferase — MTPPAARLAALPPPARLLLAALAGLIAATGFAPLENIAPVLLGGTLLLLLLNGATTARAGFALGWAFGLAHFALGFDWIATAFGFQAAMPVWMGWVAVVGLSAFLAVYPGLAAALTVRFARTAVTRALLFAAAWMAGEWLRGTLFTGFAWNPLGAPWLQLPGVAALAAVIGAIGLSGLALLCAGSFAALIGGRGERGRAALVAVFPLVLALGLLWPRIRPAPPPPLPGVQLFLVQANIDQAQKLAPNSDATILTRYLALTQSITPGSGTPVIIWPEAAIEMLLEEEPALRAVIGSALPPRGMLLTGGVAVLRDGSGAATAATNSLFALDPKGRIRARYDKAHLVPGGEYLPLRWLAEPLGLARLVPGSLDFRPGPGPRTLRLPGIPPFGVQICYEIIFPARVVAADRPAWLLTVSNDAWFGASGPPQHFAQARLRAIEEGLPVVRVTPTGISGVIDARGQVLARVGMAQAAVLPASVPGAAPATPFARWGHGLTLVFGLLLLGATLALQRERKI; from the coding sequence ATGACGCCGCCCGCCGCGCGCCTCGCCGCCCTGCCGCCGCCCGCGCGCCTGCTGCTGGCGGCGCTGGCCGGGTTGATCGCCGCCACCGGCTTCGCGCCGCTGGAAAATATCGCCCCTGTGCTGCTCGGCGGCACCTTGCTGTTGCTGCTGCTGAACGGGGCCACCACCGCCCGCGCCGGCTTCGCGCTCGGCTGGGCGTTCGGCCTTGCCCATTTCGCGCTGGGGTTCGATTGGATCGCCACCGCCTTCGGCTTCCAGGCGGCGATGCCGGTGTGGATGGGCTGGGTCGCGGTCGTCGGCCTGTCGGCCTTCCTCGCCGTCTATCCCGGCCTTGCCGCCGCGCTGACCGTCCGCTTCGCCCGCACCGCCGTCACCCGGGCGCTGCTGTTCGCCGCCGCCTGGATGGCGGGCGAGTGGCTGCGCGGCACGCTGTTCACCGGTTTCGCCTGGAACCCGCTCGGCGCGCCCTGGCTGCAACTGCCCGGTGTCGCCGCGCTGGCGGCGGTCATCGGCGCCATCGGCCTTTCCGGCCTTGCCCTGCTCTGTGCCGGCAGCTTCGCCGCGCTGATCGGCGGGCGTGGCGAGCGCGGCCGTGCGGCGCTGGTCGCCGTCTTCCCCCTCGTGCTGGCGCTGGGCCTGCTGTGGCCCCGCATCCGCCCCGCGCCCCCGCCGCCGCTCCCCGGCGTGCAGCTCTTCCTCGTCCAGGCCAACATCGACCAGGCCCAGAAACTCGCCCCCAACAGCGATGCCACCATCCTCACCCGCTACCTCGCGCTCACCCAGTCGATCACGCCCGGCAGCGGCACGCCGGTCATCATCTGGCCCGAGGCCGCGATCGAAATGCTGCTGGAGGAGGAACCCGCGCTCCGCGCCGTGATCGGTTCCGCGCTGCCGCCGCGCGGCATGCTGCTCACCGGCGGCGTCGCCGTCCTTCGGGATGGCAGCGGCGCCGCCACCGCCGCCACCAACAGCCTGTTCGCGCTCGATCCGAAGGGCCGCATCCGCGCCCGTTATGACAAGGCGCATCTGGTGCCCGGCGGCGAATATCTGCCGCTGCGCTGGCTCGCGGAACCGCTCGGCCTCGCCCGCCTGGTGCCCGGCAGCCTCGATTTCCGCCCCGGCCCCGGCCCGCGCACGCTGCGCCTGCCCGGCATCCCGCCCTTCGGCGTGCAGATCTGTTACGAGATCATCTTTCCTGCGCGCGTCGTCGCCGCGGACCGGCCGGCCTGGCTGCTGACCGTCTCCAACGATGCCTGGTTCGGCGCCTCCGGCCCGCCGCAGCATTTCGCGCAGGCGCGGCTGCGGGCCATCGAGGAAGGGCTGCCCGTGGTGCGCGTCACCCCCACCGGCATCAGCGGGGTGATCGATGCGCGGGGGCAGGTCCTCGCCCGCGTCGGCATGGCGCAGGCCGCGGTGTTGCCCGCCAGCGTCCCCGGCGCCGCGCCCGCCACGCCCTTCGCCCGCTGGGGCCATGGCCTGACGCTGGTCTTCGGCCTGCTGCTGCTGGGCGCAACCCTCGCTTTGCAACGGGAGAGAAAGATTTAA
- a CDS encoding FAD-dependent oxidoreductase, translated as MDDIHYPVVIIGAGAAGLTAALAARGAGADVLVIERDGSPRGTTAMSTGLIPAAGTPEQAAAGIADSPARFAADIIAKTKGSTDPVMAAHLAAESAATIAFLQSHAVPLSLVDGFLYPGHSARRMMGTPNRTGEELMAALAAAASRAGVDLLTDARADALDADADGLVRRVTVERPDGARETIACTTLILACCGFAGNRDLVARHIPEMLEATFHGHPGNTGDALRWGEALGAALADMDAYQGHGGLAWGHGIPILWPLIMEGGFQVNRRGERFSNESLGYSEQAVKVVAQPEKSAWSVFDARCDTVMRQFDDYRDALSAGAIIQADSLAELAARCGLPAEALERTAAQVEACVNGAATCPFGRDFTGKTPLQAPWFAARVTGALFHTQGGLVVDPDARVLRGGGGALPNLFAAGGAARGISGRGAGGYLAGNGLLTATTLGRLAGTAAARRATV; from the coding sequence ATGGACGACATTCATTACCCCGTCGTGATCATCGGCGCGGGCGCCGCCGGGTTGACGGCGGCACTCGCGGCGCGCGGCGCGGGTGCAGACGTGCTGGTGATCGAGCGCGACGGCAGCCCGCGCGGCACCACGGCCATGTCCACCGGCCTGATCCCCGCCGCCGGCACGCCGGAACAGGCCGCCGCCGGCATCGCCGACAGCCCGGCGCGCTTCGCCGCGGACATCATCGCCAAGACGAAGGGCAGCACCGATCCGGTGATGGCGGCCCATCTGGCCGCCGAAAGCGCCGCCACCATCGCCTTCCTGCAATCGCACGCCGTGCCCTTGTCGCTCGTCGACGGCTTCCTCTATCCGGGCCACAGCGCCCGGCGGATGATGGGCACGCCCAACCGCACCGGAGAGGAGCTGATGGCCGCGCTTGCCGCCGCCGCCAGCCGCGCCGGGGTCGACCTGCTCACCGATGCCCGCGCCGATGCGCTCGATGCCGACGCCGATGGCCTTGTCCGCCGCGTCACCGTGGAGCGCCCCGACGGCGCGCGCGAGACCATCGCCTGCACCACGCTCATCCTCGCCTGCTGCGGCTTCGCCGGCAACCGCGACCTCGTCGCCCGCCACATCCCGGAGATGCTGGAGGCGACCTTCCACGGCCACCCGGGCAACACCGGCGATGCGCTGCGCTGGGGGGAGGCGCTGGGCGCCGCGCTTGCCGACATGGACGCCTACCAGGGCCATGGCGGCCTCGCCTGGGGCCATGGCATCCCGATCCTGTGGCCGCTCATCATGGAGGGCGGCTTTCAGGTGAACCGCCGCGGTGAACGCTTCAGCAACGAGTCGCTCGGCTACAGCGAGCAGGCGGTGAAGGTCGTCGCCCAGCCGGAAAAGTCCGCCTGGAGCGTCTTCGACGCGCGCTGCGACACCGTCATGCGCCAGTTCGACGATTATCGCGACGCGCTGTCTGCCGGCGCCATCATTCAGGCCGACAGCCTCGCCGAGCTTGCTGCCCGCTGCGGCCTGCCCGCCGAGGCGCTGGAACGCACCGCCGCGCAGGTGGAAGCCTGCGTGAACGGCGCCGCCACCTGCCCCTTCGGCCGGGATTTCACTGGTAAAACGCCGTTGCAAGCCCCCTGGTTCGCCGCCCGCGTCACCGGCGCGCTGTTCCACACCCAGGGCGGCCTGGTGGTGGACCCCGACGCCCGGGTGCTGCGCGGCGGTGGCGGCGCGCTGCCCAACCTGTTCGCCGCCGGCGGCGCGGCGCGCGGCATCAGCGGGCGCGGCGCCGGCGGCTACCTTGCCGGCAATGGCCTGCTTACCGCCACCACGCTCGGCCGCCTCGCCGGCACCGCCGCGGCGCGGCGGGCGACCGTCTGA